One Deinococcus roseus genomic window, ACCACAGCTGTGGTGTCTGCGGGAAACTCACCGTAGAATTCCACCTCCACAGCGTTGGCTCCGGGCAGCAGTTGGCCCTGAATTTTGCCGAGCTTGCGGGCAATTTCCAGGTAAGGTCCCATGACCTCCTGGGTGTGGGCATCCATGGCAGGAGCGTTCACAGCACCTCTGGACACATCACCTTTGAGGGCAGCCAGCACGCGGTCCACAATCTCTGCACCCACACGCTCCTGGGCTTCTGCGGTGTTGGCTCCCAGGTGGGCAGTGATGGCCAGATTGGGAGCGGTCAGGAAGGGGTGGTCTTTGGTGGGGGGCTCATCCTTGAACACATCAATGCCAGCAGCGAACAGGTGACCGCTGTGCAGGGCATCCACCAGGGCCTGCTCTTCGATGATGTTGCCACGGGCAGCGTTCACCACAATGGCTCCGGGTTTGAGGAGGGCCAGTTCACGGGCACCCACCATGGCTTCGGTTTCCTCGGTGAGGGGGGTGTGCACGGTAAGGGCATCCACCTGACCCAGCAACTCGTCCAGGCTCTGGGCGCGTTTCACGTCCAGCATCTTGAATTTCTCGTCGGTGACGTAAGGGTCGTAAGCAACCACTTTCATCTTCAGGCCCTGGGCACGGGTGGCCACCAGCGAACCAATGCGGCCCAGACCCACAATGCCCAGGGTGCGGTCTTTCAGCTCGATGCCCAGGAACTTGCGGTCCCACACGCCACTGACGGTTTTGGTGTGGCTGCGCACCAGACCACGGGCAGAGGCCAGCAGCAGGGTGATGGCCAGCTCTGCAGCAGACACGTTGTTGGACTCGGGGGCGTTCAGCACCAGAATGCCTTTGCGAGAGGCGTATTCCAGGTCGATGTTGTCCACACCCACCCCACCACGGCCCACCACACGCAGTCTGGTGCCTGCATCCAGCAGTTCCTGGTCCACACGGGTGCGTGAACGGGTGATCAGGGCGTCAAACTCGGGCAGGCGGCGCAGCACATCTTCGCGGGCCATGTTCGGGATGTATTCAATGTCAAACCCCTCATGGTTCAAATTGCCGGGGTTCATTTCGTCACAGATCAGCACACGGTACATGAAAGACATTATTGGCGGTTTGCATAGGGGGGGTGGATTTTTGAATAGATCAATGGAGAGGGCCGAGGGCCCAGGGCCCAGGGACGAGGGCAAATTTGAAAGCTTTGGCTCGAGACTTTTGGGGTTGCTGGAGTGATTTTGTTTGGGCCAATCATGCTTTCGGCCCTTATGTAGTGTGGATCGGGTAAGTTGGATCTACGTCAAGCCAGAGTCCAGACCCCCCTTCAGCCCTTGCACATCCCAGTGAGCCG contains:
- the serA gene encoding phosphoglycerate dehydrogenase gives rise to the protein MYRVLICDEMNPGNLNHEGFDIEYIPNMAREDVLRRLPEFDALITRSRTRVDQELLDAGTRLRVVGRGGVGVDNIDLEYASRKGILVLNAPESNNVSAAELAITLLLASARGLVRSHTKTVSGVWDRKFLGIELKDRTLGIVGLGRIGSLVATRAQGLKMKVVAYDPYVTDEKFKMLDVKRAQSLDELLGQVDALTVHTPLTEETEAMVGARELALLKPGAIVVNAARGNIIEEQALVDALHSGHLFAAGIDVFKDEPPTKDHPFLTAPNLAITAHLGANTAEAQERVGAEIVDRVLAALKGDVSRGAVNAPAMDAHTQEVMGPYLEIARKLGKIQGQLLPGANAVEVEFYGEFPADTTAVVTSVLVGYLSGTTEEAPNMINARALAKERGLRVGTRALEESEYYQNEIRVIVRQGDRKRTVGGTAFGNAPRLTRLRNFRVELEPQGYILICSNLDKPGAVAALSTYLASQGVNIAGMALGRAEKGGEALFTLTLDDKLTSQQLEAIRALDVIESAYLVEV